In Juglans regia cultivar Chandler chromosome 5, Walnut 2.0, whole genome shotgun sequence, the following are encoded in one genomic region:
- the LOC109002656 gene encoding CAX-interacting protein 4-like: protein MPATAGRVRMPANNRVHSSAALQTHGIWQSAIGYDPYAPTKDDDKNTSKPNSSTAEPETDNAYASFQGLLALARITGSNANEARGACKKCGRVGHLTFQCRNFLSTKDDNKDKDPEAIEAAALAELAKLKGNVGKGKGKGAVESSEESDEEDSESSDSDVDSEIERVIAERNGKKISSKRRSLKKDFDEDESDTDSGERKKRGRSKKRSGKRRSGESDGSRKRRKKLRKKDESSDEDHEHRGRYRKSRKEKRRRRSHQHSENSDSDRSDGFGRERKRRSRRKASPSDSDASGSDDSWVGRDKKRHEKKNRKRRHDEDV from the coding sequence ATGCCGGCTACAGCGGGTAGGGTTCGCATGCCCGCCAACAATCGGGTTCACAGTAGTGCAGCCCTCCAAACCCACGGTATATGGCAGAGTGCGATTGGTTATGATCCTTACGCACCCACCAAGGACGATGACAAGAACACTTCGAAACCCAACTCATCGACCGCCGAACCAGAGACTGATAATGCATATGCAAGCTTCCAAGGCCTCCTGGCGCTTGCCCGTATAACTGGATCAAATGCCAATGAGGCTCGTGGGGCGTGCAAGAAGTGTGGCCGTGTTGGACACCTCACCTTTCAATGCCGGAATTTTCTGAGTACTAAGGATGATAATAAGGATAAAGACCCAGAAGCAATTGAGGCTGCGGCTTTGGCAGAGTTGGCTAAGTTGAAGGGGAATGTGGGTAAGGGGAAAGGAAAAGGTGCAGTTGAGAGCTCAGAAGAGAGTGATGAAGAGGACAGTGAGAGTTCGGATTCAGACGTAGATTCCGAGATTGAGAGAGTTATTGCTGAGAGAAATGGGAAGAAGATAAGCAGTAAGAGAAGGTCCTTGAAAAAGgattttgatgaagatgagtCAGATACAGATTCTggggagaggaagaaaagaggGAGATCTAAGAAGAGGAGTGGGAAGAGGCGAAGTGGTGAATCGGATGGAAGTAGGAAGAGGAGAAAGAAGCTGAGAAAGAAGGATGAGTCCTCGGACGAGGATCATGAGCATCGGGGACGGTATAGGAAGAGTAGGAAGGAGAAGAGGCGGCGGCGGAGCCACCAACATTCAGAAAATTCTGACTCTGATAGATCTGATGGCTTTGGTAGAGAGCGGAAGCGCAGGAGCAGAAGGAAAGCTTCACCATCTGATTCTGACGCAAGTGGCTCAGATGATTCATGGGTCGGTAGGGACAAGAAGAGACATGAAAAGAAGAACAGGAAACGCCGTCATGATGAGGACGTATAG
- the LOC109002660 gene encoding non-functional NADPH-dependent codeinone reductase 2-like, translating to MSSIPQFTLHNGNTIPLLGFGTAEYPFGSSSETMKETFLHAIKLGYRHFDSAAIYQSEPLLGEAIHDALNLGLIKSRDELFITSQLGSSDGHHDCVLPAMQKTLSNLKLEYVDLYLIHMPVSLKTGEIGISFKKEDILPMDIKSVWEAMENCQKLGLAKSIGVSNFTRKKLETLLSTAKIHPAVNQVEMNPYWQQKQLREFCEKKGIHITAYSPLGGKGTIWGTNWIMKCEVLKEIANAKGRTIAQISLRWVYEQGVSVVVKSFNKERMKENLDIFNWKLSSDELQTISEIPQRRGSIASEFIYDEGPYKSLSELWDGEI from the exons ATGAGCAGCATTCCACAGTTCACCCTGCATAATGGCAACACCATTCCACTTCTTGGATTCGGCACAGCCGAATATCCCTTCGGAAGCTCCTCTGAAACCATGAAAGAAACTTTCCTCCATGCAATCAAACTCGGATATCGTCACTTTGATTCGGCTGCTATTTATCAGTCCGAGCCGCTCCTCGGGGAAGCCATACATGATGCTCTAAACCTTGGGTTAATCAAATCCAGGGATGAACTCTTCATCACTTCCCAGCTCGGGTCCAGCGACGGGCACCACGATTGTGTCCTCCCTGCAATGCAGAAAACTCTCAG CAATCTGAAGTTGGAGTACGTTGATCTGTATCTAATTCACATGCCGGTAAGCTTGAAGACAGGGGAAATTGGAATATCCTTTAAGAAAGAGGACATCCTTCCGATGGATATAAAGTCTGTATGGGAAGCTATGGAGAACTGTCAAAAGCTGGGTCTGGCCAAATCAATTGGTGTAAGCAACTTTACCAGGAAAAAGCTTGAAACCCTCCTTTCCACAGCAAAGATCCATCCAGCCGTCAACCAA GTGGAGATGAACCCATATTGGCAACAGAAGCAGCTGAGAGAGTTTTGTGAGAAAAAGGGTATACACATCACTGCCTACTCTCCCTTGGGAGGAAAGGGAACAATTTGGGGTACAAACTGGATAATGAAATGTGAGGTTCTAAAAGAGATTGCCAACGCTAAAGGAAGAACCATTGCCCAG ATTTCATTAAGATGGGTATATGAGCAAGGAGTTAGTGTTGTCGTGAAAAGCTTCAACAAAGAGAGGATGAAAGAAAACTTAGATATATTTAACTGGAAACTGAGCTCGGATGAGTTGCAAACGATAAGTGAAATTCCACAGCGCAGAGGATCTATTGCAAGTGAATTCATCTATGATGAAGGCCCTTACAAGTCTCTTTCAGAACTTTGGGATGGAGAGATCTAG
- the LOC109002657 gene encoding mitochondrial import inner membrane translocase subunit Tim9, with protein MDKSMLGDLDNLPEEDKIRMSSMIDQLQIRDSLRMYNSLVERCFNDCVDNFKHKSLQKQEETCVQRCAEKFLKHSMRVGMRFAELNQGAATQD; from the exons ATGGACAAGAGCATGCTAGGAGATCTGGACAATCTTCCAGAGGAAGATAAGATCAGAATGTCCTCCATGATCGACCAGCTCCAGATTCGTGACAG CTTGAGGATGTATAATTCACTCGTGgagagatgcttcaatgattgcGTAGATAATTTTAAGCACAAGTCATTGCAAAAGCAAGAGGAAACCTGTGTGCAGCGGTGTGCTGAGAAGTTTCTAAAGCATTCAATGCGCGTTGGCATGAGGTTTGCGGAGCTCAACCAAGGAGCAGCTACCCAAGATTGA
- the LOC109002658 gene encoding non-functional NADPH-dependent codeinone reductase 2-like yields the protein MSTSILEFILENGNAIPLLGFGTAEHPFGSSSGTMKETFLHAIKLGYRHFDSAAIYQSEQLLGEAIHDALNLGLIKSRDELFITSKLWCSDGHHDRVLPAVQKTLSNLKLEYVDLYLIHIPVSLKPGEIGLSFKKEDILLMDIKSVWEAMENCQKLGLAKSIGVSNFTRKKLETLLSTAKIHPAVNQVEMNPYWQQKQLREFCEKKGIHITAYSPLGAKGTFWGSNWIMECEVLKEIASAKGRTIAQISLRWVYEQGVSVVVKSFNKERMKENLDIFNWNLSLEELQKISLIPQRKGYSITEFIFDEGPYKSLLDFWDGEI from the exons ATGAGTACTAGCATTCTAGAGTTCATACTTGAAAATGGCAACGCCATTCCACTTCTTGGATTCGGCACAGCTGAACATCCCTTTGGCAGCTCCTCGGGAACCATGAAAGAAACTTTCCTCCATGCAATCAAACTCGGTTATCGGCACTTTGATTCGGCTGCTATTTACCAGTCCGAGCAGCTCCTCGGGGAAGCCATACATGATGCTCTAAACCTTGGGTTAATCAAATCCAGGGACGAACTCTTCATCACTTCCAAGCTCTGGTGCAGTGACGGGCACCACGATCGTGTCCTCCCTGCAGTGCAGAAAACTCTCAG CAATCTGAAGTTGGAGTACGTTGATCTGTATCTGATTCACATACCGGTAAGCTTGAAGCCAGGGGAGATTGGATTATCCTTTAAGAAAGAGGACATCCTTCTGATGGATATAAAGTCTGTATGGGAAGCTATGGAGAACTGTCAAAAGCTGGGTCTGGCCAAATCAATTGGTGTAAGCAACTTTACCAGGAAAAAGCTTGAAACCCTCCTTTCCACAGCAAAGATCCATCCAGCCGTCAaccaa GTGGAGATGAACCCGTATTGGCAACAGAAGCAGTTGAGAGAGTTTTGTGAGAAAAAGGGTATACATATCACTGCCTACTCTCCCTTGGGAGCCAAAGGAACATTTTGGGGTTCAAACTGGATAATGGAATGTGAGGTTCTAAAAGAGATTGCCAGCGCTAAAGGAAGAACTATTGCACAG ATTTCATTAAGATGGGTATATGAGCAAGGTGTTAGTGTTGTTGTGAAAAGCTTCAACAAAGAGAGGATGAAAGAAAACCTAGACATATTTAATTGGAACCTGAGCTTGGAGGAGTTACAGAAGATAAGCCTAATTCCACAGCGCAAAGGATATTCTATAACTGAATTCATCTTTGATGAAGGTCCATATAAGtctcttttggatttttggGATGGAGAGATTTAG